In a single window of the Necator americanus strain Aroian chromosome X, whole genome shotgun sequence genome:
- a CDS encoding hypothetical protein (NECATOR_CHRX.G25694.T1) has translation MGVSELFEIAIGPVGPRIVIDPVILAIRNLKCGDWKARPISELISEKGIKIHGKENEVERIPEMKEIKRGANQDIGAQGRK, from the exons ATGGGTGTCAGTGAATTGTTTGAAATTGCTATTGGGCCTGTTGGCCCAAGA ATTGTG ATCGATCCTGTTATACTAGCTATACGTAATCTGAAATGTGGAGACTGGAAAGCCAGACCTATATCAGAACTGATATCTGAGAAGGGAATCAAG ATCCATGGGAAGGAAAACGAAGTAGAAAGGATACCAGAG atgaaagaaataaagagaggAGCAAATCAAGATATAGGCGCACAGGGGAGAAAATGA